A genome region from Eretmochelys imbricata isolate rEreImb1 chromosome 8, rEreImb1.hap1, whole genome shotgun sequence includes the following:
- the SLC71A1 gene encoding hippocampus abundant transcript 1 protein isoform X1: MTQGGKKKKRAVNRSIMLAKKIIIKDGGTPQGIGSPSVYHAVIVIFLEFFAWGLLTAPTLVVLHETFPKHTFLMNGLIQGVKGLLSFLSAPLIGALSDVWGRKSFLLLTVFFTCAPIPLMKISPWWYFAVISVSGVFAVTFSVVFAYVADITQEHERSMAYGLVSATFAASLVTSPAIGAYLGRVYGNSLVVVLATAIALLDICFILVAVPESLPEKMRPASWGAPISWEQADPFASLKKVGQDSIVLLICITVFLSYLPEAGQYSSFFLYLRQIMGFSPESVAAFIAVLGILSIIAQTVVLSLLMRSIGNKNTILLGLGFQILQLAWYGFGSEPWMMWAAGAVAAMSSITFPAVSALVSRTADADQQGVVQGMITGIRGLCNGLGPALYGFIFYIFHVELNELPMTETELGGNVATQHHSQQNSIIPGPPFLFGACSVLLALLVALFIPEHTNLNVRSSNWKKHSGSHGHPHSPQAPGEAKEPLLQDTNV; the protein is encoded by the exons ATGACCCagggggggaagaagaagaaacgGGCCGTGAACCGCAGCATCATGCTGGCCAAGAAGATCATCATTAAGGACGGCGGCACG cCTCAAGGAATAGGTTCGCCTAGTGTCTACCATGCTGTCATAGTGATTTTTTTGGAGTTTTTTGCTTGGGGACTTTTGACAGCACCTACTTTGGTG GTGTTACATGAAACCTTCCCAAAGCATACATTTCTAATGAATGGCCTAATCCAAGGAGTAAAG GGCTTGTTATCGTTTCTCAGTGCCCCTCTCATAGGTGCTCTATCTGATGTTTGGGGACGAAAGTCCTTCTTACTGTTAACAGTATTTTTCACTTGTGCACCAATTCCATTGATGAAGATCAGCCCATG GTGGTACTTTGCTGTTATCTCTGTTTCTGGGGTTTTTGCAGTGACTTTCTCAGTGGTGTTTGCTTATGTAGCAGATATAACCCAAGAACATGAAAGAAGCATGGCCTATGGGCTG GTTTCAGCAACTTTTGCAGCAAGTTTAGTTACCAGCCCAGCTATTGGTGCCTACCTTGGTCGAGTCTATGGAAATAGCTTGGTAGTGGTCCTAGCTACAGCTATAGCTTTGTTGGACATTTGTTTTATTCTTGTTGCTGTACCGGAATCACTGCCCGAGAAGATGAGGCCAGCATCATGGGGAGCACCCATTTCTTGGGAACAGGCTGACCCCTTTGCA TCACTAAAGAAAGTGGGTCAAGATTCCATAGTGCTTCTAATCTGCATAACAGTCTTTCTTTCCTACCTCCCGGAGGCAGGTCAATATTCCAGCTTCTTCCTATACCTCAGACAG ATAATGGGATTTTCACCTGAAAGCGTTGCAGCATTTATAGCAGTTCTTGGGATTCTGTCCATTATTGCACAG ACAGTAGTTTTGAGTTTACTTATGCGGTCCATTGGAAATAAAAACACCATCTTACTGGGTCTGGGATTTCAAATATTACAGCTTGCATGGTATGGTTTTGGCTCGGAGCCTTG GATGATGTGGGCAGCAGGGGCTGTTGCAGCAATGTCTAGTATTACGTTCCCAGCAGTAAGTGCACTAGTTTCACGAACTGCTGATGCTGATCAACAGG GTGTTGTTCAAGGGATGATAACAGGAATTCGAGGATTGTGTAATGGTTTGGGACCAGCACTTTATGGTTTTATATTCTACATATTCCATGTAGAATTGAATGAACTCCCAATGACTGAAACTGAGTTGGGAGGTAACGTGGCCACACAACACCATTCACAACAG AACTCCATAATTCCTGGACCCCCATTCTTGTTTGGAGCATGCTCTGTGCTGCTGGCTTTGCTTGTTGCCTTGTTTATTCCTGAACACACCAATCTAAATGTACGGTCCAGCAATTGGAAAAAACACAGTGGCAGTCATGGTCATCCACACAGTCCACAGGCCCCTGGTGAGGCCAAAGAACCTTTACTGCAAGACACAAATGTATGA
- the SLC71A1 gene encoding hippocampus abundant transcript 1 protein isoform X2: MGSFGLCSVSFGFHILKKNRWPQGIGSPSVYHAVIVIFLEFFAWGLLTAPTLVVLHETFPKHTFLMNGLIQGVKGLLSFLSAPLIGALSDVWGRKSFLLLTVFFTCAPIPLMKISPWWYFAVISVSGVFAVTFSVVFAYVADITQEHERSMAYGLVSATFAASLVTSPAIGAYLGRVYGNSLVVVLATAIALLDICFILVAVPESLPEKMRPASWGAPISWEQADPFASLKKVGQDSIVLLICITVFLSYLPEAGQYSSFFLYLRQIMGFSPESVAAFIAVLGILSIIAQTVVLSLLMRSIGNKNTILLGLGFQILQLAWYGFGSEPWMMWAAGAVAAMSSITFPAVSALVSRTADADQQGVVQGMITGIRGLCNGLGPALYGFIFYIFHVELNELPMTETELGGNVATQHHSQQNSIIPGPPFLFGACSVLLALLVALFIPEHTNLNVRSSNWKKHSGSHGHPHSPQAPGEAKEPLLQDTNV; this comes from the exons ATGGGATCCTTTGGTCTTTGTTCTGTCTCCTTCGGCTTCCATATTCTGAAAAAGAATAGGTGG cCTCAAGGAATAGGTTCGCCTAGTGTCTACCATGCTGTCATAGTGATTTTTTTGGAGTTTTTTGCTTGGGGACTTTTGACAGCACCTACTTTGGTG GTGTTACATGAAACCTTCCCAAAGCATACATTTCTAATGAATGGCCTAATCCAAGGAGTAAAG GGCTTGTTATCGTTTCTCAGTGCCCCTCTCATAGGTGCTCTATCTGATGTTTGGGGACGAAAGTCCTTCTTACTGTTAACAGTATTTTTCACTTGTGCACCAATTCCATTGATGAAGATCAGCCCATG GTGGTACTTTGCTGTTATCTCTGTTTCTGGGGTTTTTGCAGTGACTTTCTCAGTGGTGTTTGCTTATGTAGCAGATATAACCCAAGAACATGAAAGAAGCATGGCCTATGGGCTG GTTTCAGCAACTTTTGCAGCAAGTTTAGTTACCAGCCCAGCTATTGGTGCCTACCTTGGTCGAGTCTATGGAAATAGCTTGGTAGTGGTCCTAGCTACAGCTATAGCTTTGTTGGACATTTGTTTTATTCTTGTTGCTGTACCGGAATCACTGCCCGAGAAGATGAGGCCAGCATCATGGGGAGCACCCATTTCTTGGGAACAGGCTGACCCCTTTGCA TCACTAAAGAAAGTGGGTCAAGATTCCATAGTGCTTCTAATCTGCATAACAGTCTTTCTTTCCTACCTCCCGGAGGCAGGTCAATATTCCAGCTTCTTCCTATACCTCAGACAG ATAATGGGATTTTCACCTGAAAGCGTTGCAGCATTTATAGCAGTTCTTGGGATTCTGTCCATTATTGCACAG ACAGTAGTTTTGAGTTTACTTATGCGGTCCATTGGAAATAAAAACACCATCTTACTGGGTCTGGGATTTCAAATATTACAGCTTGCATGGTATGGTTTTGGCTCGGAGCCTTG GATGATGTGGGCAGCAGGGGCTGTTGCAGCAATGTCTAGTATTACGTTCCCAGCAGTAAGTGCACTAGTTTCACGAACTGCTGATGCTGATCAACAGG GTGTTGTTCAAGGGATGATAACAGGAATTCGAGGATTGTGTAATGGTTTGGGACCAGCACTTTATGGTTTTATATTCTACATATTCCATGTAGAATTGAATGAACTCCCAATGACTGAAACTGAGTTGGGAGGTAACGTGGCCACACAACACCATTCACAACAG AACTCCATAATTCCTGGACCCCCATTCTTGTTTGGAGCATGCTCTGTGCTGCTGGCTTTGCTTGTTGCCTTGTTTATTCCTGAACACACCAATCTAAATGTACGGTCCAGCAATTGGAAAAAACACAGTGGCAGTCATGGTCATCCACACAGTCCACAGGCCCCTGGTGAGGCCAAAGAACCTTTACTGCAAGACACAAATGTATGA
- the SLC71A1 gene encoding hippocampus abundant transcript 1 protein isoform X3: MNGLIQGVKGLLSFLSAPLIGALSDVWGRKSFLLLTVFFTCAPIPLMKISPWWYFAVISVSGVFAVTFSVVFAYVADITQEHERSMAYGLVSATFAASLVTSPAIGAYLGRVYGNSLVVVLATAIALLDICFILVAVPESLPEKMRPASWGAPISWEQADPFASLKKVGQDSIVLLICITVFLSYLPEAGQYSSFFLYLRQIMGFSPESVAAFIAVLGILSIIAQTVVLSLLMRSIGNKNTILLGLGFQILQLAWYGFGSEPWMMWAAGAVAAMSSITFPAVSALVSRTADADQQGVVQGMITGIRGLCNGLGPALYGFIFYIFHVELNELPMTETELGGNVATQHHSQQNSIIPGPPFLFGACSVLLALLVALFIPEHTNLNVRSSNWKKHSGSHGHPHSPQAPGEAKEPLLQDTNV, encoded by the exons ATGAATGGCCTAATCCAAGGAGTAAAG GGCTTGTTATCGTTTCTCAGTGCCCCTCTCATAGGTGCTCTATCTGATGTTTGGGGACGAAAGTCCTTCTTACTGTTAACAGTATTTTTCACTTGTGCACCAATTCCATTGATGAAGATCAGCCCATG GTGGTACTTTGCTGTTATCTCTGTTTCTGGGGTTTTTGCAGTGACTTTCTCAGTGGTGTTTGCTTATGTAGCAGATATAACCCAAGAACATGAAAGAAGCATGGCCTATGGGCTG GTTTCAGCAACTTTTGCAGCAAGTTTAGTTACCAGCCCAGCTATTGGTGCCTACCTTGGTCGAGTCTATGGAAATAGCTTGGTAGTGGTCCTAGCTACAGCTATAGCTTTGTTGGACATTTGTTTTATTCTTGTTGCTGTACCGGAATCACTGCCCGAGAAGATGAGGCCAGCATCATGGGGAGCACCCATTTCTTGGGAACAGGCTGACCCCTTTGCA TCACTAAAGAAAGTGGGTCAAGATTCCATAGTGCTTCTAATCTGCATAACAGTCTTTCTTTCCTACCTCCCGGAGGCAGGTCAATATTCCAGCTTCTTCCTATACCTCAGACAG ATAATGGGATTTTCACCTGAAAGCGTTGCAGCATTTATAGCAGTTCTTGGGATTCTGTCCATTATTGCACAG ACAGTAGTTTTGAGTTTACTTATGCGGTCCATTGGAAATAAAAACACCATCTTACTGGGTCTGGGATTTCAAATATTACAGCTTGCATGGTATGGTTTTGGCTCGGAGCCTTG GATGATGTGGGCAGCAGGGGCTGTTGCAGCAATGTCTAGTATTACGTTCCCAGCAGTAAGTGCACTAGTTTCACGAACTGCTGATGCTGATCAACAGG GTGTTGTTCAAGGGATGATAACAGGAATTCGAGGATTGTGTAATGGTTTGGGACCAGCACTTTATGGTTTTATATTCTACATATTCCATGTAGAATTGAATGAACTCCCAATGACTGAAACTGAGTTGGGAGGTAACGTGGCCACACAACACCATTCACAACAG AACTCCATAATTCCTGGACCCCCATTCTTGTTTGGAGCATGCTCTGTGCTGCTGGCTTTGCTTGTTGCCTTGTTTATTCCTGAACACACCAATCTAAATGTACGGTCCAGCAATTGGAAAAAACACAGTGGCAGTCATGGTCATCCACACAGTCCACAGGCCCCTGGTGAGGCCAAAGAACCTTTACTGCAAGACACAAATGTATGA
- the LOC144268752 gene encoding uncharacterized protein LOC144268752 codes for MPQTYDELHAILGGSATTSPAVLFDSFNGDGGNTEAGFGDEEDDDDEVVDSSQQASGETGFPDSQELFLTLDLEAVPPGPTQGCLLDPPGGEGTSAACVSVITGSSPFQRLVKIRRRKKRTRDEMFSEVMVSSHTDIAQTTVWRQTMSECRKAQYDQEERWRAEERRWRAEERTEAQMWRQCDERRQDSMLRLLEDQTNMLQRMVELQERQQEHRLPLQPLCNNRPPPPQVP; via the exons atgccccAAAcatatgatgagctgcatgccattttagggggttcagccaccacttccccagccgtgttgtttgactccttcaatggagatggaggcaacacagaagcaggttttggggacgaggaagatgatgatgatgaagttgtagatagctcacagcaagcaagtggagaaaccggttttcccgacagccaggaactgtttctcaccctggacctggaggcagtcccccccggacccacccaaggctgcctcctggacccaccaggcggagaagggacctctg ctgcatgtgtttcagtgatcacaggatcttctcctttccagaggctagtgaagattagaaggcgaaaaaaacgcactcgtgatgaaatgttctctgaggtcatggtgtcctcccacactgacatagcacaaacgactgtgtggaggcagacaatgtcagagtgcaggaaagcacaatatgaccaggaggagaggtggcgggctgaagagaggaggtggcgggctgaagagaggactgaagctcaaatgtggcggcagtgtgatgagaggaggcaggattcaatgctgaggctgctggaggatcaaaccaatatgctccagcgtatggttgagctgcaggaaaggcagcaggagcacagactgccgctacagcccctgtgtaacaaccgccctcctcccccccaggttccatag